A region of bacterium DNA encodes the following proteins:
- a CDS encoding T9SS type A sorting domain-containing protein — protein sequence PNPFNPTTTLSFTLPASSEVKLEVFDVLGRSVYQQNLGRLTAGEHQHRFDASALSSGIYFAKLHTATSSQIRKLVLLK from the coding sequence CCCCAATCCCTTCAACCCCACCACCACGCTATCCTTCACGCTGCCTGCATCCTCCGAGGTCAAGCTGGAGGTCTTCGACGTGTTAGGCCGCAGTGTCTATCAGCAAAACTTGGGACGGCTGACTGCCGGAGAGCATCAGCATCGCTTCGATGCATCGGCTCTGTCTTCCGGCATCTACTTTGCCAAATTGCACACCGCTACCTCATCCCAAATCCGCAAACTGGTGTTGCTGAAATAG